The Deinococcus aquaedulcis region GCAGGGCCGCGACCTCCTGCCGCTCGCCTTCCCAGCGCGCGCGGACCTCGCCCAACTCGTCGGTAATGCCTTTGAGGGCCCCCTCAATGTCCAGCAGGCGGTTCTGGCTGTCCTGGTCCTTTTCGCGCTTCAGGGCCTCGCGCTCGATTTCCAGTTGCAGCTTGCGGCGCTCCAGCTGGTCAATGCGCTCGGGGCTGCTTTCCAGCGCCATACGCAGGCGGGCCGCCGACTCGTCAATCAGGTCAATGGCCTTGTCCGGCAGCTGCCGGTCGGTGATGTAGCGGTGAGAGAGGCTGGCCGCCGCCACCAGCGCGGGGTCGGTGATCTCCACGTTGTGGTGCACCTGATACCGCTCCTTGATGCCGCGCAGGATGGAAATGGTGTCTTCCACGCTGGGCTCGTCCACGAATACCGGCTGGAAACGGCGTTCCAGGGCCGGGTCCTTCTCGATTTCGCGGTATTCGCTCAGCGTTGTGGCGCCGATCAGGTGCAGCTCGCCGCGCGCCAGGGCCGGCTTGAGCATGTTCCCGGCATCGGGGCTGCCTTCGGTCTTGCCCGCGCCCACAATAGTGTGGATCTCGTCCACGAACAGGATGATCTCGCCCTCAGACGCGATCACCTCGTCGATCACGCCCTTGAGGCGTTCCTCGAACTCGCCCCGGAACTTGGCGCCGGCCAGCAGGCTGCCCATTTCCAGGCTCACGATGCGCTTGTTCTTCAGGCCGTCGGGCACGTCGCCCTTGACAATGCGGATGGCCAGCCCCTCGGCAATGGCGGTCTTGCCCACGCCGGGCTCGCCGATCAGCACGGGGTTGTTCTTGGTGCGGCGCAGCAGAATCTGCATGGCGCGGCGAATTTCCTCGTCGCGGCCAATCACCGGGTCAAATTTGCCGTCCTTGGCGCGCTGGGTCAGGTCGGTGCCGTACTTCGCCAGGGCGTCGAATTGCTGTTCACTGGTCTTGTTGGTCACGGTTTTTCCTTTGCGCTGCTCGGTCACAGCGCGGTTCAGGTCAGTTTCTGACGGCAGGCCCTTGCCCCGGTACTCACCGCGCAGGGCCAGCAGCAGGGTGTCGGCGGCCACGAAGGCGTCGCCCATCTGGCCGGCCAGGGTGTCGGCTTTGCCAAAGGCGCGGGCCAGCGCGGGGTCCAGATACAGGTTCTCGCCGCCGCCCTGCACGCGCGGCAGTTTGGCCAGTTCGGCGTCCAGCGCCTGACGGATGGTGCTCAGATGGCCGCCCGCCAGCGTCAGGGCGCGGGCGGCGGTGTCGTTGTCGGTCAGGGCGCGCAACAGGTGCGCGGGGGTCAGGTTCTGGTGCTGGCTGTTCTGGGCCAGTTGCTGCGCGGCCTGAAGG contains the following coding sequences:
- the clpB gene encoding ATP-dependent chaperone ClpB, producing the protein MNPERFTEASLQALQAAQQLAQNSQHQNLTPAHLLRALTDNDTAARALTLAGGHLSTIRQALDAELAKLPRVQGGGENLYLDPALARAFGKADTLAGQMGDAFVAADTLLLALRGEYRGKGLPSETDLNRAVTEQRKGKTVTNKTSEQQFDALAKYGTDLTQRAKDGKFDPVIGRDEEIRRAMQILLRRTKNNPVLIGEPGVGKTAIAEGLAIRIVKGDVPDGLKNKRIVSLEMGSLLAGAKFRGEFEERLKGVIDEVIASEGEIILFVDEIHTIVGAGKTEGSPDAGNMLKPALARGELHLIGATTLSEYREIEKDPALERRFQPVFVDEPSVEDTISILRGIKERYQVHHNVEITDPALVAAASLSHRYITDRQLPDKAIDLIDESAARLRMALESSPERIDQLERRKLQLEIEREALKREKDQDSQNRLLDIEGALKGITDELGEVRARWEGERQEVAALREKREALDQVRTDIEKAKRDYDLQRAAELEYGQLPQLEKEVHDLEGKLKGAEFAHTQVTEEDIASVVSRWTGIPVNKLMEGEREKLLKLEEQLHHRVIGQDRAIVSVADAIRRSRAGLSDPNRPLGSFMFLGPTGVGKTELAKALAEFLFDSQDAMVRIDMSEYMEKHTVARLIGAPPGYVGFEEGGQLTEAVRRRPYAVLLFDEIEKAHPDVFNVLLQVLDDGRLTDGQGRTVDFRNTLIILTSNIGSPLILEMQHRGEAAASIRDAVMGELQGHFRPEFLNRVDDIIVFDALTAADLHKIVDIQMRGLLRRLAERRISLHLTPAAKDRLAEVGYDPAFGARPLRRAISREIETPLAREILQGHVPDSSSLTVDWDGSAFTFQTGALN